Proteins encoded together in one Ochotona princeps isolate mOchPri1 chromosome 20, mOchPri1.hap1, whole genome shotgun sequence window:
- the POLM gene encoding DNA-directed DNA/RNA polymerase mu isoform X1 has protein sequence MLPKRRRARGSCAGASAAASAECPVRFPDVAIHLVESRMGRTRRAFLTRLARSKGFRVLETCSPEVTHVVMEQTSAEEAGRWQECWAAAAPPGCPFPALLDVSWFTESMAAGQPIPLEQRHQLEVPKPEEGPQGPLWLPTYACQRPTPLHHHNTMLSEALETLAEAASFEGSEGRFLSFRRAASVLRALPCPITAPSQLQALPHFGEHSSRVVQELLERGLCEEVERVRGSERFRTMKLFTQVFGVGVKTADRWYQDGLRSLDDLCQHPRTLTSQQKAGLQYHRDLSCPVQRPDAEALQCLLEAAVGQAQPGATVTLAGGFRSSLRGKLLGHDVDFLISHPTEGQEAGLLSTVMKSLQDQGLVLYHQHQPSRCGDSRHLLWQSHTMDAFERSLCILRLLQPQRAAAGGPLGPGPAWKAVRVDLVVAPSSQFAFALLGWTGSQLFERELRRFSRKEKGLWLNSHGLFDPEKGAYLPAATEEDIFCHLGLRYLPPEERNA, from the exons ATGCTCCCGAAACGGCGGCGGGCGCGGGGCTCGTGTGCCGGGGCTTCCGCCGCTGCCTCTGCAGAGTGCCCCGTGCGTTTTCCCGATGTCGCCATCCACCTGGTGGAGTCGCGCATGGGTCGCACTCGCCGGGCCTTCCTCACGCGCCTGGCGCGGTCCAAAGGTTTCCGcgtcctggagacctgcag CCCCGAGGTGACCCACGTGGTGATGGAGCAGACGTCTGCAGAAGAGGCTGGCCGCTGGCAGGAGTGCTGGGCAGCGGCCGCACCCCCGGGCTGCCCCTTCCCGGCCCTGCTGGATGTCAGCTGGTTCACAGAGAGCATGGCCGCGGGACAGCCCATCCCCTTGGAGCAGAGGCatcagctggag GTGCCCAAGCCAGAGGAAGGACCCCAGGGGCCACTGTGGCTGCCCACCTATGCCTGCCAGCGGCCCACGCCCCTCCATCACCACAACACTATGCTGTCG GAGGCCCTGGAGACCCTGGCAGAGGCAGCCAGCTTTGAGGGCAGTGAAGGCCGCTTCCTGTCCTTCCGCAGAGCGGCCTCGGTGCTccgagccctgccctgccccatcaCAGCGCCGAGCCAGCTACAGGCACTGCCCCACTTCGGAGAACATTCCTCCAGAGTCGTCCAG GAGCTTCTGGAACGCGGGCTGTGTGAGGAGGTGGAGCGTGTGCGGGGCTCAGAGAGGTTCCGGACCATGAAG CTCTTCACCCAGGTCTTCGGGGTAGGGGTGAAGACTGCTGACCGCTGGTATCAGGACGGCTTGCGAAGCTTGGATGACCTCTGTCAGCATCCCCGGACACTGACCTCACAGCAGAAGGCTG GGCTCCAGTACCACCGGGACCTGAGCTGCCCAGTCCAGCGGCCAGATGCCGAGGCCCTGCAGTGCCTGCTGGAGGCAGCTGTGGGGCAGGCCCAGCCCGGGGCTACTGTCACACTGGCTGGAGGCTTCCGGAG TTCTCTCAGGGGGAAGTTGCTGGGCCACGATGTGGACTTCCTCATCTCGCACCCTACGGAgggccaggaggctgggctgCTGTCCACAGTGATGAAAAGCCTGCAGGACCAG GGCCTGGTCCTGTACCACCAGCACCAGCCCAGCCGCTGCGGGGACTCCAGGCACCTGCTCTGGCAGAGCCATACCATGGATGCCTTCGAGAGGAGCCTGTGCATCCTGCGCCTACTGCAGCCGCAGAGAGCTGCTGCTGGGGGCCCCttggggcctggcccagcctggaagGCTGTGCGGGTGGACCTGGTGGTGGCCCCCAGCAGCCAGTTCGCCTTTGCTCTGCTGGGCTGGACCGGCTCCCAG cTGTTTGAGCGGGAGCTGCGCCGCTtcagcaggaaggagaaagggcTCTGGCTCAACAGCCACGGGCTATTTGACCCTGAGAAG GGAGCCTACCTGCCCGCggccactgaggaagacatcttCTGCCACCTGGGCCTCCGTTATCTGCCCCCAGAAGAGAGGAATGCCTGA
- the POLM gene encoding DNA-directed DNA/RNA polymerase mu isoform X2: protein MLPKRRRARGSCAGASAAASAECPVRFPDVAIHLVESRMGRTRRAFLTRLARSKGFRVLETCSPEVTHVVMEQTSAEEAGRWQECWAAAAPPGCPFPALLDVSWFTESMAAGQPIPLEQRHQLEVPKPEEGPQGPLWLPTYACQRPTPLHHHNTMLSEALETLAEAASFEGSEGRFLSFRRAASVLRALPCPITAPSQLQALPHFGEHSSRVVQELLERGLCEEVERVRGSERFRTMKLFTQVFGVGVKTADRWYQDGLRSLDDLCQHPRTLTSQQKAGLQYHRDLSCPVQRPDAEALQCLLEAAVGQAQPGATVTLAGGFRRGKLLGHDVDFLISHPTEGQEAGLLSTVMKSLQDQGLVLYHQHQPSRCGDSRHLLWQSHTMDAFERSLCILRLLQPQRAAAGGPLGPGPAWKAVRVDLVVAPSSQFAFALLGWTGSQLFERELRRFSRKEKGLWLNSHGLFDPEKGAYLPAATEEDIFCHLGLRYLPPEERNA, encoded by the exons ATGCTCCCGAAACGGCGGCGGGCGCGGGGCTCGTGTGCCGGGGCTTCCGCCGCTGCCTCTGCAGAGTGCCCCGTGCGTTTTCCCGATGTCGCCATCCACCTGGTGGAGTCGCGCATGGGTCGCACTCGCCGGGCCTTCCTCACGCGCCTGGCGCGGTCCAAAGGTTTCCGcgtcctggagacctgcag CCCCGAGGTGACCCACGTGGTGATGGAGCAGACGTCTGCAGAAGAGGCTGGCCGCTGGCAGGAGTGCTGGGCAGCGGCCGCACCCCCGGGCTGCCCCTTCCCGGCCCTGCTGGATGTCAGCTGGTTCACAGAGAGCATGGCCGCGGGACAGCCCATCCCCTTGGAGCAGAGGCatcagctggag GTGCCCAAGCCAGAGGAAGGACCCCAGGGGCCACTGTGGCTGCCCACCTATGCCTGCCAGCGGCCCACGCCCCTCCATCACCACAACACTATGCTGTCG GAGGCCCTGGAGACCCTGGCAGAGGCAGCCAGCTTTGAGGGCAGTGAAGGCCGCTTCCTGTCCTTCCGCAGAGCGGCCTCGGTGCTccgagccctgccctgccccatcaCAGCGCCGAGCCAGCTACAGGCACTGCCCCACTTCGGAGAACATTCCTCCAGAGTCGTCCAG GAGCTTCTGGAACGCGGGCTGTGTGAGGAGGTGGAGCGTGTGCGGGGCTCAGAGAGGTTCCGGACCATGAAG CTCTTCACCCAGGTCTTCGGGGTAGGGGTGAAGACTGCTGACCGCTGGTATCAGGACGGCTTGCGAAGCTTGGATGACCTCTGTCAGCATCCCCGGACACTGACCTCACAGCAGAAGGCTG GGCTCCAGTACCACCGGGACCTGAGCTGCCCAGTCCAGCGGCCAGATGCCGAGGCCCTGCAGTGCCTGCTGGAGGCAGCTGTGGGGCAGGCCCAGCCCGGGGCTACTGTCACACTGGCTGGAGGCTTCCGGAG GGGGAAGTTGCTGGGCCACGATGTGGACTTCCTCATCTCGCACCCTACGGAgggccaggaggctgggctgCTGTCCACAGTGATGAAAAGCCTGCAGGACCAG GGCCTGGTCCTGTACCACCAGCACCAGCCCAGCCGCTGCGGGGACTCCAGGCACCTGCTCTGGCAGAGCCATACCATGGATGCCTTCGAGAGGAGCCTGTGCATCCTGCGCCTACTGCAGCCGCAGAGAGCTGCTGCTGGGGGCCCCttggggcctggcccagcctggaagGCTGTGCGGGTGGACCTGGTGGTGGCCCCCAGCAGCCAGTTCGCCTTTGCTCTGCTGGGCTGGACCGGCTCCCAG cTGTTTGAGCGGGAGCTGCGCCGCTtcagcaggaaggagaaagggcTCTGGCTCAACAGCCACGGGCTATTTGACCCTGAGAAG GGAGCCTACCTGCCCGCggccactgaggaagacatcttCTGCCACCTGGGCCTCCGTTATCTGCCCCCAGAAGAGAGGAATGCCTGA
- the PGAM2 gene encoding phosphoglycerate mutase 2, producing the protein MATHRLVMVRHGESTWNQENRFCGWFDAELSEKGAEEAKRGAVAIKDAKMEFDICYTSVLKRAIRTLWTILDGTDQMWLPVVRTWRLNERHYGGLTGLNKAETAAKHGEEQVKIWRRSFDIPPPPMDEKHPYYAVISKERRYAGLTSGELPTCESLKDTIARALPFWNQEIAPQIKAGKRVLIAAHGNSLRGIVKHLEGMSDQAIMELNLPTGIPIVYELDQALKPTKPMRFLGDEETVRKAMEAVAAQGKAK; encoded by the exons atggccACCCACCGCCTAGTGATGGTCCGCCACGGTGAGAGCACCTGGAACCAGGAGAACCGCTTCTGCGGCTGGTTCGACGCAGAGCTGAGCGAGAAGGGTGCTGAGGAGGCCAAGCGGGGGGCTGTGGCCATTAAGGACGCCAAAATGGAGTTTGACATCTGCTACACATCAGTGCTGAAGCGGGCCATCCGCACACTCTGGACCATCCTGGATGGAACAGACCAGATGTGGCTGCCCGTGGTGCGCACCTGGCGCCTCAATGAGCGCCACTACGGGGGCCTCACAGGCCTCAACAAGGCAGAGACGGCTGCCAAGCACGGGGAGGAGCAGGTGAAGATCTGGCGGCGCTCCTTCGACATCCCGCCACCCCCCATGGATGAGAAGCACCCCTACTATGCTGTCATCAGTAAG GAACGCAGGTACGCAGGGCTGACGTCCGGGGAGCTGCCCACCTGTGAGAGCCTCAAGGACACCATCGCACGTGCCCTGCCCTTCTGGAACCAGGAGATTGCCCCGCAGATCAAGGCTGGCAAGCGGGTGCTCATCgcagcccacggcaacagcctgcGGGGCATCGTCAAGCATCTGGAAG GGATGTCGGACCAGGCCATCATGGAGCTGAACCTGCCCACGGGGATCCCCATCGTGTACGAGCTGGACCAGGCACTGAAGCCCACCAAGCCCATGCGCTTCCTGGGAGATGAGGAGACCGTGCGCAAAGCTATGGAGGCTGTGGCAGCCCAGGGCAAGGCCAAGTGA
- the DBNL gene encoding drebrin-like protein, producing MAANLSRNGPALQEAYVRVVTEKSPTDWALFTYEGNSNDIRVAGTGEGGLEELVEELSSGKVMYAFCRVKDPNSGLPKFVLINWTGEGVNDARKGVCANHVSTMASFLKGAHVTINARAEEDVEPACIMEKVAKASGANYSFHRESNRFQDTGPQAPVGSVYQKTNAVSEIKKVGKDSFWAKAEKEEENRRLEEKRRAEEERQRLEEEHRERELREAELREQRYQAQQLAASPARTSEQQQDVASRNREEWESARAQAVHPREIFKQKERALSTTSISSPQPGKLKSPFLQKQLTQPEVPFSREPTPTFSRPRAGAPEEPAPHSPPDLEQEQEEAVYEEPPQPEDLYEAPPLMHQGAGAEQYVQGQDLSGQGLCARALYDYQAADETEISFDPENLITGIEVIDEGWWRGYGPDGHFGMFPANYVELIE from the exons ATGGCGGCGAACCTGAGCCGGAACGGGCCTGCGCTGCAGGAGGCCTACGTGCGGGTGGTCACGGAGAAGTCCCCGACCGACTG GGCACTCTTTACCTATGAAGGCAACAGCAATGACATCCGTGTGGCTGGCACGGGCG AGGGCGGCCTCGAGGAGCTGGTGGAGGAGCTCAGCAGCGGGAAGGTGATGTACGCCTTCTGCCGGGTGAAGGACCCCAACTCCGGCCTGCCCAAGTTTGTCCTCATCAACTGG ACGGGCGAGGGTGTGAATGATGCGCGGAAAGGAGTGTGCGCCAACCATGTTAGCACCATGGCCAGCTTCCTGAAG GGGGCTCACGTGACCATCAATGCACGGGCAGAGGAGGACGTGGAGCCCGCATGCATCATGGAGAAGGTGGCCAAGGCCTCAGGGGCCAACTACAGTTTCCACAGGGAAAGCAACCGCTTCCAGGACACAGGGCCTCAGGCCCCCGTG GGTTCTGTGTACCAGAAGACCAATGCTGTGTCTGAGATCAAGAAGGTTGGCAAAGACAGTTTCTGGGCCAAAGCTGAG aaggaggaggagaaccgCCGGCTGGAAGAGAAGCGGCGGGCAGAGGAGGAGCGGCAGCGGCTGGAGGAGGAGCACCGGGAGCGGGAGCTGCGCGAGGCGGAGCTCCGGGAGCAGCGCTACCAGGCGCAGCAGCTTGCGGCCAGCCCCGCCAG GACGAGTGAGCAGCAGCAGGACGTGGCttcaagaaacagagaggagtgg GAGTCAGCCAGAGCACAAGCCGTGCACCCGCGGGAGATCTTCAAGCAGAAGGAGCGGGCCCTGTCCACAACCTCCATCTCCAGCCCTCAGCCAG GCAAGCTGAAGAGTCCCTTCCTGCAGAAGCAGCTCACACAGCCGGAGGTCCCCTTCAGCCGGGAGCCAACTCCTACTTTCTCCAGGCCCCGGGCAG GTGCCCCTGAGGAGCCAGCGCCCCACAGCCCTCCAGACCTTGAGCAGGAGCAAGAGGAGGCTGTGTACGAGGAGCCCCCGCAGCCAGAGGATCTTTACGAGGCGCCTCCGCTG ATGCATCAGGGAGCTGGCGCAGAGCAGTACGTGCAGGGCCAGGACCTCAGCGGGCAGGGGCTATGTGCCCGAGCCCTGTACGATTACCAGGCAG CGGACGAGACCGAGATCTCCTTCGACCCCGAGAACCTCATCACGGGCATCGAGGTGATCGATGAGGGCTGGTGGCGCGGCTACGGGCCAGACGGCCACTTCGGCATGTTCCCCGCCAACTACGTGGAGCTCATTGAGTGA